Genomic window (bacterium):
ACCATACCTATAGTTTGAACTTTAATATCAGGACTAATTTCTTGATAAGCTAAGATTGTCAATCCTGGTATCGTATTAATCACTAACTTTGCCAAAGCAGCTCTAACTCTGGAAGAGCACAATAAGATAGACTCATATCTGGCAGTAACTGTTCTACTCATTTCTTGAAAGGTCTTATCAATAATTCGAGAAAGAAGCTCTGGCTTAATCACTATCCTTTCTTCGCCTTCTATTTCAACGAGAGAATTAGTTAGCATCTCCTCTAAAGCAGGATCTAAGGTAATTACTGAAATACTTCCATCTGGGGATTTATATTGATTACAAATTTGACGAGCTAAGGCAACCCGAACATACTTAGTTAAACTTTCTATATTCTTAGTCTTAGTTCCATTATCAGCTAAAGCTTCTAAGATCGTGACCAGATCTCTAATAGATATCTTTTCTCGAAGTAAATTCTGAAGAACTTTTTGAATTTCTCCTACGGTCATAATATTGGGAATTAATTCCGAGACCACGGCTGGATAGCTTTCTTTTAAATTGTCTATTAATAGCTGGGTATCTTGACGAGTTAAGATATTATAAGCCTGTCTTTTGGTAATCTCAGTAAGATGAGTAGCTACTACCGAAGGAGAATCTACCACCGTATATCCTGCCATCTCAGCTTTTTCTCTTTGACTTTCGGTAATCCAGGTGGCTGGCAAACCAAAGGCTGGCTCAATCGTCTTTTCTCCTTCTAATTCTTCACTTACTATTCCTGGATTCATAGCCATATACCCATCAGGTTTAATCTCCCCTCGTGCTACTTCATTACCTCTAATCTTCACGGCATAAGTATTAGGCCGAAGCTGCATATTATCCCTTATCCTTATGGGAGGAACAACTATCCCTAAATCTAAAGCACACTGACGTCTAATCATCGTTACCCTTTCTAATAAATCTCCTCCTTGTTCCGGATCGACCAAGGGAATTAAGCTATAGCCAATCTCCAATTCCATAGGATCTACTTGAAGTAAAGAAACTACACTTTCTGGCTTCTTTATTTCTTCTTTTTTTTCTTTCGCTATTACTTCAATCTTTTTACCTTCTTTCACCTTTTTTAAAGTCAGCCCTAAAAATCCAGTAAAAGCAGATAAGACTAAGAGAGGAACAGTCGGTAAGGGAGTAAGGGCTAAAAAACATAAAGCTCCAGAAGTTGCCAAAAGAGCTCGGGGATAATTAGTTAGCTCGCGAGTTAAATCTACCCCTAAATTATCAGCCATAGCTGATCTGGTCACAATTAAACCGGTAGAAAGTGAAACCAAGAGGGAAGGAATTTGGCTCACTAAACCGTCACCTACGGTAAGCAAGGTAAAGGTCTTAGCGGCCTCCATTACCGGATACTTTAAGATCCAAACTCCAATAATTAATCCACCGACAATATTGACTACCGTAATGATCAGACCAGCTATTACATCTCCTTGAATAAACTTAGTGGCCCCATCCATAGCTCCATAAAAATCTGCTTCTCTTCTAATTAATTCTCTTCTATCCAGCGCCTGTTGTTCATTAATCAGACCACTATTTAAATCAGCATCAATCGCCATTTGCTTTCCTGGCATAGCATCTAAGGTAAATCTAGCAGCTACTTCAGATACTCTGGTTGTTCCTTTAACCACCACGATAAATTGAATCATCGTTAAGATTAAAAAGATCACTACCCCGACAATATAATTTCCTCCGACCACGAAATCTCCAAAAGCTCTAACTACGGTAATCTCTTTTCCTCTTCCTAGAAGAATCATGCGCGAAGTAGAAACATTTAAAGCAAGTCGATAAACAGTGGAAACCAAAAGTAGGGCTGGAAATGCAGAAAAATCAACAGTCTTTTCCACATACAAGACCGTCATTAAGGTTACTATCCCTAAGGTTAAGCTTCCGACTAAGAAAAAATCTAATAGTAAAGGAGGAACAGGAATAATCAGCATCATGACTATGGAAAGCATACCAATAGCCATTAAGATATCAGAGTTTTTCATCCAGATAGGTTGGTTAATGACGTCAGATTGTCCTGCCATAAATTACACTCCAGAAGCTTTTTGTTTTAGTCGGTAGACAAAGGATAATACTTCAGCTACCACATTAAGTAGTTTAAGTGATAATACTTGGGTAATAGTATTAGATTGTTCTGCCATAAATTACACTCCAGAAGCTTTTTGTTTTAGTCGGTAGACAAAGGATAATACCTCAGCTACCACATTATAAAGTTTAGCTGGTATTTCTTCTCCTATTTCTACGTCATGGTATAAACTTTGAGCTAAAGGTTTATTTTCTACTAAGGGAACACCGTGTTCTTTAGCAATCTCTCTAATCTTCATGGCTACAAAATCAGCTCCCTTAGCTACAACTTGAGGAGCTTTCATATATTCTGCTTGATACTTTAAAGCCACGGAAAGGTGAGTAGGGTTAGTAATAACTACTTCTGCTTTAGGAACTTCGGCCATCATTCGACGCATAGACATTTGTCGTTGTCTTTCTCTAATCTTACTCTTAACCAAAGGATCACCTTCCGCTTGCCTCATTTCGTCTTTTACTTCTTGCTTGGTCATCATTAAACCCTTTTTATGTTTTTTTCTTTGAAAGATAAGATCGCAAATGCTAAAAATTAGTAAGATAATTACTGTCTGCATGACTAACTTATAAGTTAGCTTTAAAATAAAGATAACCGCACTAAGTTTTTCCATATAAACCATATTAATAAAGTTAAAATAGGCATCCTTGATTAAAGAATAAGCTAAATACCCAATAATCAACACCTTACCTGTTGATTTAAATAAATTCATCAAAGCTTCTTTACCAAAGACTTTATCTAAGAGTTTTTTAGGATTGAGGCTAATTTTAGTAAAATCAGGCTTTAAAGGTTGAAATGATATTTTCCAACCTACCTGTATAATTTCTACCACTACGGTTATCAAAAAAGCTACACCCATCACCGGCAGCGAAGTTTTAAGAAAGACTAATAAAACATTAATGGCTAATTGAAAAATAGTAAATTCTGAAACTTTAATTCTCCAAGCTTCGCTAAAGATATACTCTGTAAAACCTTTTATTTCTTTATACATATAAGGAAATAAAAAGGAGAGTAGAAAAAAACAAGCCAAGGTAACTATATCTTGAGAAAGTTCTTGACTTTTAGCAACTTGGCCTTTTTCTCGCGCCTTGCTCTTCTTTTTTTCAGTAGGCTCTTCAGTTCGACCTTCGCTTTCGGGAGAAGCAAAGTATTGAAGATCAAAGATAAATTCTTCCAGGGTTAAAATCTCTAAATTATCTTGGTAATTCAATTAGATGCTCCCATCTCTAAAAACATCTTACTAATTCTCTCAAATAAGTTGTCAAAAGCATCATAGCCTAAATTAAAGATGATCGGCAGAAGAATAGTTAAGGTTATAAATCCAAGTAAGATCTGAATTGGCCAACCTAAGACCATGATATTCATTTGAGGAGAAGCTTTGCTGCTCAAACCAATGGCTACCGTACAAATAAAGACTACCCCAATGATAGGCAAAGCCAGGCTAAAAGCTAAAATAAACGAATTGACAAATAAGTCTATAATATTTTTACACAAAGGAGAAAAAGAATTAACGGTTAAGGAAGGCAGTAGTTCATAGCTCTTAAAGATGGCCATTAAAAGCAAGTAATGAGCTTGGCACAAAAAGAAAATTAAGGTTCCAACAATACCTAAGAGTTGCCCAATAATAGGTATTTGGATCTGAGATAAAGGATCAACCACATTAATCATTCCTAAACCTAATTGAGTACTATAAAGTTCCCCCGAAGCAGCAAAGAGAGTAAAAACAATAGTCGTGCAAAAACCAATAATTAACCCAATACTTAATTCTTGAACGATTAGCAAGCTATATCCAAAAAAAGTAGGAGGAATCTTGAAATATCCCATCTTAGCAATAATAGGAAACATAGTTAAGGCAATGAAAAAAGCTATAGCATTCTTGACGGTCATGGGAATACTTATAGCTCCATAAAAAGGAGCGGAGACAAACATGCCGCTTACTCGACAAAAGATTAAGAAAATAATCTCAAAACTATTTAAAAAAACTTCTATATTATTATTCATATTTTATTATTCATAATTTTATTCATAATTTTAATTAAATTTGAGCAATAACGTTTAATAATTTATACATATACTCCATTAAGACTCGAAGCATCCAAGGACCAAATATCACTCCAGCTAAAATAACAGCTATTATTTTAGGAACAAAGACTAAGGTTTGTTCTTGAATAGAAGTAGTGGTTTGAATAATACTGATCACTAATCCTACAATTACCCCTACGCCCAAGATAGGCATGGAAACTAAGATAGCTGCAAATAAAGCTTCTTGAACTATTTTTATCACAAAATCTTGAGTCATAAAGCCTCTTTCTATAGATTAGATCTTGGTAAACGTTGGCAGTGTCCTTGAATAGCTAACTTGTGTAAGATGGGAATAAATTCATTTTAATTTGTAATGATAAAATAGACATCTGATACCTGAATGCTAACCATATTAATTAATGAAAACTCATTACTATTGACCGAGTCAACATATTCCATCCATCGACCATAATAAAGAGAATTAATTTAAAAGGAAGAGAGATCATTACCGGAGGCAACATAATCATACCCATAGACATCAGCACACTAGCCACTACCATATCTATCACAATAAAGGGTATAAACAACAAAAGGCCCATCTGAAAGCCAGTAGTAAGTTCTGAAATCATAAAAGCAGGAATTAAGACATAAGTAGGAACATCGCCTCTATTTTTAGGTCTTTCTAATTTAGAGATATTTAAAAAAAGAGCTAAGTCTTTATCTCTTACATTTTTAAACATAAACTCTCTAAGAGGAATAAGAGCACTTTCAAAAGCTTTTTCTACGGAGATTGTCCCAGCAGTAAAGGGCTTTACTGCTTTCTCGTTAATTTGAGCAATGGTAGGAGCCATAATAAAGAAAGTAATAAAGATAGCTAAGCCAATCATTACTTGGTTAGGAGGAACTTGCTGCGTAGACAAAGCTTGCCTTATAAACATAAAGACAATTACTACCCGGATAAAAGAGGTGACCATCATGATAATAGAGGGGGCTAAGGTTAAGACAGTAAAAAGGAAGAGTACTTGGAGACCTAAAGAAATTTCGGTAGGACTTTTAGCTTCGGTAATACCAAGACTTATTTTTGGTATAGGTATTCCTTGGGCAGATAAATTACTACTTAAGCTAAAAATAATAAAGACAAAAGTAAGTCCAGAAATTAAGTATTTATAATGCTTATTAGTCACTATCCCCCTCCCTTTTTAGCAACTATCTAAGAACTATTTACAAAATATTTACAAAATTTGTTTGAGTTTATCTTAAAGAGTTAACTTAGTTCTTTCAAACGTTTTTTTTGTTGGTCAATAAAATTTACACTATCTTCAAGATTTATAGAATGGCTCCCTGGTAATTTAAACTTTTTTACCATCTTATTTAGATAAAAAGCAAAAGGAAATCCACTTTGACTTAACAACTTACTTTGATTAGCCTTGATCAAATCAATCTGTTCTTGATCTTTTATTTCAGTTAAAATATTGATGTTATTTTCAGTTACTCCTAATAAAAGAACTTTTTGAGCAACTTCAACTAACTGTAAATACTTATTAGGAGACAAGGGGACACTCCCTAATAAACTTACTAAGTTCTTCTCATCTCCCATTCCCATCGCCATTCTACCTGGGAATCTATTAAATAGTTTAATAACTAAGAAGATTAGGAAGCCAATAATTACTAACGCCCCTATTGTTTTAAAGATATACTTTCCTAAGGAAAAATCATTTTCTATTTTTTCCCCTTTTTTTTCTCCCTTAGTCTCTCCCTTAGTCTTAGATAAATTTAAAGGATTCTTTTCTTCTAAGCTAAAATTTTTAGAAGGATATTCAGCTTTTACCTGAGCCCAAGCCAGATTTAAATTATTTCCTAAGATTAAGATTAAGCATATCATTAATAAGTGATGTCGAGTAGACATTTCAATCTCCATAGGTTATTTTTAGTCTTCCTTAATCCCCTTTTACCAAGGGAATTAAGGGGGATTTTACTTTTATCCTAAACGACTTAGTCTCTCTGAGGGAGTAGTAATTTCTGTAATTCTAACTCCAAAGTTTTCATCAATAACAACTACTCCTCCTTTAGCAATAGGTTTATTATTAACTAATAAATCTACTGGCTCACCAGCTAATTTATTTAACTCTACTACCGAACCTTCGCTTAAAGCTAA
Coding sequences:
- the flhB gene encoding flagellar biosynthesis protein FlhB, with product MNYQDNLEILTLEEFIFDLQYFASPESEGRTEEPTEKKKSKAREKGQVAKSQELSQDIVTLACFFLLSFLFPYMYKEIKGFTEYIFSEAWRIKVSEFTIFQLAINVLLVFLKTSLPVMGVAFLITVVVEIIQVGWKISFQPLKPDFTKISLNPKKLLDKVFGKEALMNLFKSTGKVLIIGYLAYSLIKDAYFNFINMVYMEKLSAVIFILKLTYKLVMQTVIILLIFSICDLIFQRKKHKKGLMMTKQEVKDEMRQAEGDPLVKSKIRERQRQMSMRRMMAEVPKAEVVITNPTHLSVALKYQAEYMKAPQVVAKGADFVAMKIREIAKEHGVPLVENKPLAQSLYHDVEIGEEIPAKLYNVVAEVLSFVYRLKQKASGV
- the fliQ gene encoding flagellar biosynthesis protein FliQ; its protein translation is MTQDFVIKIVQEALFAAILVSMPILGVGVIVGLVISIIQTTTSIQEQTLVFVPKIIAVILAGVIFGPWMLRVLMEYMYKLLNVIAQI
- the fliP gene encoding flagellar type III secretion system pore protein FliP (The bacterial flagellar biogenesis protein FliP forms a type III secretion system (T3SS)-type pore required for flagellar assembly.) — its product is MTNKHYKYLISGLTFVFIIFSLSSNLSAQGIPIPKISLGITEAKSPTEISLGLQVLFLFTVLTLAPSIIMMVTSFIRVVIVFMFIRQALSTQQVPPNQVMIGLAIFITFFIMAPTIAQINEKAVKPFTAGTISVEKAFESALIPLREFMFKNVRDKDLALFLNISKLERPKNRGDVPTYVLIPAFMISELTTGFQMGLLLFIPFIVIDMVVASVLMSMGMIMLPPVMISLPFKLILFIMVDGWNMLTRSIVMSFH
- a CDS encoding flagellar biosynthetic protein FliO, which produces MSTRHHLLMICLILILGNNLNLAWAQVKAEYPSKNFSLEEKNPLNLSKTKGETKGEKKGEKIENDFSLGKYIFKTIGALVIIGFLIFLVIKLFNRFPGRMAMGMGDEKNLVSLLGSVPLSPNKYLQLVEVAQKVLLLGVTENNINILTEIKDQEQIDLIKANQSKLLSQSGFPFAFYLNKMVKKFKLPGSHSINLEDSVNFIDQQKKRLKELS
- the fliR gene encoding flagellar biosynthetic protein FliR produces the protein MNNNIEVFLNSFEIIFLIFCRVSGMFVSAPFYGAISIPMTVKNAIAFFIALTMFPIIAKMGYFKIPPTFFGYSLLIVQELSIGLIIGFCTTIVFTLFAASGELYSTQLGLGMINVVDPLSQIQIPIIGQLLGIVGTLIFFLCQAHYLLLMAIFKSYELLPSLTVNSFSPLCKNIIDLFVNSFILAFSLALPIIGVVFICTVAIGLSSKASPQMNIMVLGWPIQILLGFITLTILLPIIFNLGYDAFDNLFERISKMFLEMGASN
- the flhA gene encoding flagellar biosynthesis protein FlhA yields the protein MAGQSDVINQPIWMKNSDILMAIGMLSIVMMLIIPVPPLLLDFFLVGSLTLGIVTLMTVLYVEKTVDFSAFPALLLVSTVYRLALNVSTSRMILLGRGKEITVVRAFGDFVVGGNYIVGVVIFLILTMIQFIVVVKGTTRVSEVAARFTLDAMPGKQMAIDADLNSGLINEQQALDRRELIRREADFYGAMDGATKFIQGDVIAGLIITVVNIVGGLIIGVWILKYPVMEAAKTFTLLTVGDGLVSQIPSLLVSLSTGLIVTRSAMADNLGVDLTRELTNYPRALLATSGALCFLALTPLPTVPLLVLSAFTGFLGLTLKKVKEGKKIEVIAKEKKEEIKKPESVVSLLQVDPMELEIGYSLIPLVDPEQGGDLLERVTMIRRQCALDLGIVVPPIRIRDNMQLRPNTYAVKIRGNEVARGEIKPDGYMAMNPGIVSEELEGEKTIEPAFGLPATWITESQREKAEMAGYTVVDSPSVVATHLTEITKRQAYNILTRQDTQLLIDNLKESYPAVVSELIPNIMTVGEIQKVLQNLLREKISIRDLVTILEALADNGTKTKNIESLTKYVRVALARQICNQYKSPDGSISVITLDPALEEMLTNSLVEIEGEERIVIKPELLSRIIDKTFQEMSRTVTARYESILLCSSRVRAALAKLVINTIPGLTILAYQEISPDIKVQTIGMV